The Tigriopus californicus strain San Diego chromosome 5, Tcal_SD_v2.1, whole genome shotgun sequence genome includes a region encoding these proteins:
- the LOC131881086 gene encoding uncharacterized protein LOC131881086 yields MLDSGIAKAVFFMAQALGFPIELHLSKSLKILQFQRRSSWLTLAQVSTLTLPSLGLAVLFLRNGGIAVMLDYFSERGFSILDLSSTWIVWMVSTGQALFIWVSYRKNVACINEIIYEVDFLLCTFVKKKESNIFRILHYCVIGQWISICTCVGVNNFTIHVLCRIQPQCEWTFQLTYSILFSISLILCLYPFLLIASNLLIYEVLIGTNRIMDSFNSCLDQENQIVSSDLLRKAQSITQLLSRIETCLGPVIFTETLCAMILTIFGIFQATNGYLALTQPSFGDRELAKLLLGGTFVAVGEMSSLRYIPFYHVGHGITLKMKQAKYAIEEILAKRYSQFSPIQHQQFDVVRENWSRSAALQPMGLFDLNYSTAIAMDGLLITYIVILIQFKMG; encoded by the exons ATGCTGGATTCTGGAATCGCAAAAGCGGTGTTCTTTATGGCACAGGCTTTGGGTTTTCCAATAGAATTGCACTTGAGCAAAAGCCTTAAGATATTGCAATTCCAACGGCGAAGCTCGTGGCTAACATTAGCTCAAGTATCCACTTTGACACTGCCGTCACTGGGATTAGCTGTGCTTTTTCTAAGAAATGGGGGCATCGCTGTAATGCTAGACTATTTCTCCGAACGAggattttccattttggacTTGTCGTCGACTTGGATTGTGTGGATGGTATCCACGGGTCAAGCGCTATTCATTTGGGTCTCCTATCGGAAGAATGTGGCCTGTATCAACGAGATCATTTATGAAGTGGATTTCCTCCTGTGtacatttgtcaaaaagaaag AAAGTAACATCTTTCGGATTCTCCATTACTGTGTGATTGGCCAATGGATATCAATCTGCACATGCGTTGGCGTTAACAATTTTACCATCCACGTTTTGTGCCGAATTCAACCTCAATGCGAGTGGACCTTTCAACTGACATATTCAATCTTGTTTTCGATCTCACTCATTTTGTGCTTGTACCCTTTCCTTCTTATCGCCTCAAATCTTCTGATATATGAGGTTCTCATTGGCACCAACCGCATCATGGATTCATTCAATTCATGTTTGGATCAGGAAAACCAGATAGTTTCGTCAGATTTGCTCCGAAAAGCTCAATCAATAACACAATTACTCTCGAGGATTGAAACTTGCCTCGGACCCGTCATTTTCACAGAGACCTTGTGTGCAATGATCTTGACCATCTTCGGTATATTTCAGGCCACGAATGGATACTTGGCCTTGACCCAGCCTTCTTTTGGCGACAGGGAGTTGGCGAAACTTTTGCTTGGGGGTACTTTTGTCGCTGTTGGTGAAATGTCCAGTCTCAGGTACATTCCTTTCTACCACGTTGGACATGGGATCActctcaaaatgaagcaagcCAAGTATGCCATCGAAGAGATCCTTGCCAAGCGATATTCACAGTTTTCTCCCATCCAACACCAACAATTTGATGTGGTCCGGGAGAATTGGAGCCGATCTGCCGCCCTTCAACCAATGGGattatttgatttgaactATTCTACGGCAATAGCAATGGACGGCTTACTGATCACATATATAgttattttgattcaattcaaaatgggaTAA
- the LOC131881084 gene encoding glutamate receptor ionotropic, kainate 2-like isoform X3 produces MVLLPIVILLMGLGVPLSLGQLAPVPDIIRLGALFDGTEVTPLEAAFIHGINMVNDDRSILIRSRLTSAIDKVPQSDSFKASKKVCQMATSGLAAIFGPSVPSTANHIQSISDTFHIPHIETRWDYSFDRGDYAINIHPHPSSLSKAYADLVKAFGWKSLVLLYENEESMIKLQEVLKYPRHVDTIRLTVRQLYTDTDDYRPLLKEIKTSGATKIVLDCAFNKIEKVLKQADEIGLISDYHSFLITSLDLERVDFSPYKRSNVNITGFRMIDPASPQVSHYLKKWNYRAGDGKGEFHPLYSENILMYDSVRVVAKAMDDLAQIEGFSLNPISCRRSQPLEYGPKLAEYIRRVEYMGLSGEVFFDADGFRTDFQLDLLEKRRDHMYKIGIWTPDVGINVTLTQSEVEGQIVEKLQNKTLRITTSDTTPFIMKKALDVPKEALERMSFEEKYEGYVIDLVKELAKALKFKYKFHMVMDGKYGNVDPKTGEWNGMIRELQDQKADMAVIDLSITLERQSAVDFTMPFMNTGVGILYKKKAPPAPNLFSFLSPLSLDVWIYMTTAYLAISIQMFLLARVTPYEWDNPHPCKSDPDELETQFNVKNALWFGIGSFLCQGSDILPKAISTRMVAGMWWFFTLIMISSYTANLAAFLTAAKMDVPINSADDLAKQTKIKYGTYCCGSTNSFFRGSTIPTYTKLNAFMESAKPSVYTSGNQEGIERVRKEEGAYAFFMEGAAIEYHVERTCDLTQIGGLLDSKGYGIALPPDSPYTSTVSNGILYLQEAGILQQLKIKWWKEMHGGGKCTAVSMLLLLDYLEVNLSVFGGTFKMQHSSLKSCTAKK; encoded by the exons ATGGTGTTGCTGCCAATTGTGATCCTCTTGATGGGCTTGGGCGTTCCATTGTCTTTGGGACAATTAGCGCCTGTGCCCGACATCATTCGTTTAG GAGCCTTGTTTGATGGAACCGAAGTTACCCCTTTGGAAGCGGCCTTCATTCATGGGATCAACATGGTCAATGATGATCGTTCCATCTTGATCCGCTCGAGATTGACTAGCGCCATTGACAAAGTGCCCCAATCAGATAGCTTTAAAGCATCCAAGAAAG TTTGTCAAATGGCCACGTCGGGATTGGCGGCCATTTTCGGTCCGTCCGTGCCATCGACGGCCAATCATATTCAGTCCATATCAGACACATTCCACATCCCCCACATAGAAACTAGGTgggattattcatttgatagAGGAGACTATGCTATCAACATTCACCCACATCCATCGTCGTTGAGCAAA GCATATGCCGACCTGGTGAAGGCGTTTGGCTGGAAGTCATTGGTGCTTCTCTATGAAAATGAGGAGTCCATGATCAAGCTGCAAGAAGTGCTCAAGTATCCTAGGCATGTGGATACCATTCGTTTGACCGTCCGGCAGCTCTACACAGACACCGACGACTACCGTCCTTTGCTCAAGGAGATCAAGACTTCCGGCGCCACCAAGATCGTCCTGGATTGCGCCTTCAACAAGATCGAGAAAGTTTTGAAGCAGGCCGATGAAATTGGCCTCATCAGTGACTATCACTCGTTTCTCATCACCTCTTTGGATCTCGAACGCGTGGATTTCTCACCCTACAAGAGAAGTAACGTCAATATTACAGGATTTCGGATGATTGATCCGGCCTCGCCTCAAGTGTCACATTACCTCAAAAAGTGGAACTACCGAGCCGGTGATGGGAAAGGAGAATTTCACCCACTCTAC TCTGAGAATATTCTCATGTACGACTCGGTTCGAGTGGTGGCCAAGGCCATGGATGATCTGGCTCAGATTGAAGGATTTAGTTTGAACCCAATCAGTTGTCGTCGATCACAACCTCTGGAATATGGTCCTAAACTGGCTGAATACATTCGAAGA GTGGAGTACATGGGCTTATCTGGGGAGGTGTTTTTCGATGCAGATGGATTTCGGACCGATTTCCAACTGGATCTTTTAGAAAAACGTCGAGATCATATGTACAAGATAGGGATTTGGACGCCGGATGTCGGCATCAACGTTACGTTGACCCAATCGGAGGTCGAGGGACAGATCGTGGagaaattgcaaaacaaaactttgCGGATCACAACGTCAGAT ACCACCCCATTTATCATGAAGAAGGCGCTGGACGTTCCCAAAGAAGCCTTAGAGCGTATGTCTTTCGAGGAGAAATATGAAGGCTATGTGATCGACCTAGTCAAGGAATTGGCCAAAGCCCTTAAATTCAAGTACAAGTTCCACATGGTCATGGACGGAAAGTACGGGAATGTAGATCCCAAGACCGGAGAATGGAATGGCATGATCAGGGAACTGCAGGATCAA aAAGCAGACATGGCGGTTATTGATCTCTCCATCACTTTGGAGAGACAGAGCGCCGTTGACTTCACCATGCCGTTTATGAACACTG GTGTGGGCATTCTGTACAAAAAGAAGGCGCCTCCAGCTCCGAATCTGTTCTCGTTTCTCTCGCCGCTCTCCCTTGATGTGTGGATCTACATGACGACCGCATACTTGGCAATCTCCATTCAAATGTTCTTGCTGGcaag GGTGACTCCTTACGAATGGGACAACCCTCATCCCTGTAAAAGTGATCCGGATGAGTTGGAAACCCAATTCAATGTGAAAAATGCCCTCTGGTTTGGAATTGGCTCTTTTCTCTGTCAGGGATCTGATATTCTCCCCAA AGCGATCTCAACTCGCATGGTGGCTGGAATGTGGTGGTTCTTCACCCTTATCATGATCTCTAGTTACACAGCCAACTTGGCTGCTTTCCTCACAGCGGCAAAGATGGATGTACCCATTAACTCGGCCGATGATTTGGCCaagcaaaccaaaatcaagtaTGGAACCTATTGCTGTGGTTCCACGAACTCGTTTTTCAGG GGCTCAACAATTCCAACTTATACCAAGTTAAATGCTTTCATGGAGTCCGCCAAGCCAAGTGTGTATACCAGCGGCAACCAGGAGGGTATTGAGAGGGTCCGGAAAGAGGAAGGAGCATATGCATTTTTCATGGAAGGAGCTGCCATTGAATACCATGTTGAAAGAACCTGTGACTTGACCCAAATTGGTGGGCTCCTTGACTCCAAGGGTTATGGAATTGCCTTACCTCCAG